The Dyella caseinilytica genome has a window encoding:
- a CDS encoding carbonic anhydrase — protein MKRLIQGFEHFRHQVFPHQRDLFKKLAAGQSPGTMFITCADSRVMPELMFNAQPGELFVYRNIGNIVPPYAQHVSGVVAAIEYAVRVLKVQHIVICGHSDCGAMKALRKPELMRDMPSVAAWLRHADVARYVVEQSASKLSDDECLSCLTRENVVGQLEHLRTLPAVAAAMASGSLCIHGWVYDIAHAQIEAFDARRGHFVALRHGMDNLPEATPHMRFATVSAA, from the coding sequence ATGAAGCGTTTGATCCAGGGTTTCGAACACTTTCGTCATCAGGTTTTTCCGCATCAGCGCGACCTGTTCAAAAAGCTGGCCGCCGGTCAGAGCCCGGGCACCATGTTCATCACCTGCGCCGATTCGCGCGTCATGCCCGAATTGATGTTCAACGCGCAGCCTGGCGAGCTTTTCGTTTATCGCAACATCGGTAACATCGTGCCGCCCTACGCACAGCACGTAAGCGGAGTGGTGGCCGCGATCGAATACGCTGTGCGGGTGCTCAAGGTGCAGCACATCGTCATCTGCGGCCATTCCGACTGCGGCGCCATGAAGGCGCTGCGCAAACCGGAACTGATGCGTGACATGCCGTCCGTCGCGGCGTGGCTCAGGCATGCCGATGTGGCCCGTTATGTGGTGGAACAGAGCGCATCCAAGCTGTCGGACGATGAATGCTTGAGCTGCCTGACGCGCGAGAACGTGGTCGGACAGCTTGAGCATCTGCGCACGTTGCCAGCGGTCGCGGCAGCCATGGCGAGCGGCAGCCTATGCATTCATGGCTGGGTTTACGACATCGCCCATGCGCAGATTGAAGCGTTCGATGCGCGGCGAGGGCATTTTGTCGCGCTCAGGCACGGTATGGACAACTTGCCCGAAGCGACGCCGCACATGCGTTTTGCCACAGTGTCGGCGGCCTGA
- the rnt gene encoding ribonuclease T — protein sequence MEQLNNSLAARLADRFRGFLPVIVDVETGGFDAERDALLEIAAVIIGMDQEGNLYPHPAVSTHVEPFPGSNIDPRALEITGIDPDNPLRGALDERIALDHIFQPVRQAIRQNECQRAILVGHNAAFDLGFLNAAVRRVGHKRNPFHPFSCFDTATLSGLAYGQTVLSKAVLASGHTFDSREAHSAVYDVERTALLFCRIVNRLRALEVLELERVGTVLPE from the coding sequence ATGGAGCAACTCAATAACAGTCTGGCGGCCCGACTGGCCGACCGTTTCCGCGGCTTCCTGCCAGTGATCGTGGATGTAGAAACCGGCGGCTTCGACGCCGAACGCGACGCACTGCTGGAAATTGCCGCCGTCATCATCGGCATGGACCAAGAGGGCAATCTGTACCCTCACCCGGCCGTTTCCACGCATGTAGAGCCTTTCCCCGGCTCCAACATCGATCCGCGCGCACTGGAGATCACCGGCATCGATCCGGACAATCCGCTGCGCGGTGCGCTGGATGAGCGCATTGCACTGGACCATATCTTCCAGCCGGTGCGACAGGCGATCCGCCAGAACGAGTGCCAACGCGCCATCCTGGTCGGACACAACGCAGCGTTTGACCTCGGCTTTCTCAATGCGGCTGTGCGGCGCGTCGGCCACAAGCGCAATCCGTTCCATCCGTTTAGCTGCTTTGATACGGCCACGCTGAGTGGTCTGGCCTACGGACAAACCGTGCTAAGCAAAGCGGTGCTGGCATCGGGCCATACTTTTGATTCCCGCGAAGCGCATTCGGCGGTGTATGACGTTGAGCGCACTGCGTTGCTTTTCTGTCGCATCGTCAACCGCTTGCGTGCATTGGAAGTACTGGAGCTGGAGCGGGTTGGTACGGTGCTTCCGGAGTAG
- the pstS gene encoding phosphate ABC transporter substrate-binding protein PstS: protein MLTSFKLPSRLGTLAFAVAASMLGMTTAQATDITGAGSSFVYPVISKWSAAYAEKTGNHINYQSIGSGGGIAQIKAGTVDFGASDKPLDQDDLAKFGLGQFPDVIGGIVPAFNVAGVTPGSLVLDGPTLADIYLGKITTWNDPAIAKLNPSLHLPSSRITVVHRSDGSGTSFNFTDYLSKVSPDWKSKVGEGTAVNWPAGIGGKGNEGVSAYIKQIPNSIGYVEYAYAAQNKLGYAKMKNAAGNVVEPTIASFQAAANTADWKSAKDFNLLMTNAPGAQAWPITATSWVIMYKTPKNAVNTKVAFDFFKFAYEHGQDSARALYYVPLPDSLVQQIESYWSSEYKM from the coding sequence GTGTTGACCTCTTTCAAACTTCCGTCCCGCCTCGGCACGCTCGCCTTCGCGGTTGCCGCATCCATGCTCGGCATGACGACGGCTCAGGCCACCGACATCACCGGTGCTGGCTCCAGCTTTGTTTACCCGGTCATCTCCAAGTGGTCGGCGGCTTACGCCGAGAAGACCGGTAATCACATCAACTACCAGTCGATCGGTTCGGGCGGCGGCATTGCGCAGATCAAGGCAGGCACCGTGGACTTCGGCGCTTCCGACAAGCCGCTTGATCAGGATGACCTGGCCAAGTTCGGCCTGGGTCAGTTTCCTGACGTGATCGGCGGCATCGTACCGGCCTTCAACGTTGCCGGCGTTACCCCGGGTTCGCTGGTGCTGGATGGCCCGACCCTGGCTGACATCTACCTCGGCAAGATCACCACCTGGAACGATCCGGCCATCGCCAAGCTCAACCCGAGCCTGCACCTGCCGAGCTCGCGCATCACCGTGGTGCATCGCTCGGATGGTTCGGGTACCAGCTTCAACTTCACCGACTATCTCTCCAAGGTCAGCCCGGATTGGAAGTCGAAGGTGGGCGAAGGCACCGCCGTGAACTGGCCGGCCGGTATCGGCGGCAAGGGTAACGAAGGTGTGTCCGCTTACATCAAGCAGATTCCGAACTCCATCGGCTATGTCGAATACGCTTACGCCGCGCAGAACAAGCTTGGCTACGCGAAGATGAAGAACGCCGCCGGCAACGTCGTGGAGCCGACCATCGCCAGCTTCCAGGCCGCCGCCAACACGGCTGACTGGAAGAGCGCCAAAGACTTCAACCTGCTGATGACCAACGCTCCGGGCGCGCAGGCGTGGCCGATCACTGCTACCTCGTGGGTGATCATGTACAAGACGCCGAAGAATGCCGTCAACACCAAGGTTGCCTTCGACTTCTTCAAGTTTGCGTATGAACACGGCCAGGATTCGGCCCGCGCACTTTATTACGTGCCCCTGCCCGATTCGTTGGTACAGCAGATCGAAAGCTACTGGTCCAGCGAATACAAGATGTAA
- a CDS encoding ABC transporter permease subunit translates to MQATSAEPLARDTEHRSRADARHDLIFRLLLRCCALVVLATLLGAAISTLWGGRDVLLKDGLHFLFSSDWDPVGDRYGALAPIVGTLATSLIALIIAVPISFGIALFLTEIAPNWMRSPVATAIELLAAIPSIIYGMWGLFIFVPFMAAYVEPWLGDFFGNTSLSGGEEFWRTAVGTVILLIPILPMFLGLLHRWVQGMALNILAFILALAVSASLSYVLMLSVLPNLFSGPPLGLGLLTAGIVLAVMILPFISSVMREVFRTVPARLKESSYALGSTTWEVVWDIVLPYTRSAVIGGIFLGLGRALGETMAVTFVLGNSYNITASLLMPGTSISSSIANEFNEAVGLHRSALIALGFLLFVVTFIVLLIARLMLRQLARKEGR, encoded by the coding sequence ATGCAAGCGACAAGCGCCGAACCGCTCGCCCGTGATACCGAACATCGTTCGCGCGCCGATGCCCGTCACGACCTCATCTTCCGATTGCTGCTTCGTTGCTGTGCGCTGGTCGTATTAGCCACGCTGCTTGGCGCAGCCATCTCCACCCTGTGGGGCGGCCGCGATGTACTGCTCAAGGATGGACTCCACTTCCTGTTCAGTTCTGACTGGGATCCGGTCGGCGATCGCTACGGCGCGCTCGCGCCGATTGTTGGCACGCTGGCGACATCGCTGATCGCATTGATCATCGCCGTGCCGATCAGTTTCGGCATCGCCCTCTTCCTCACCGAGATCGCACCGAACTGGATGCGCAGCCCGGTCGCCACCGCGATCGAACTGCTTGCAGCGATTCCTTCGATCATTTACGGCATGTGGGGATTGTTTATCTTCGTGCCCTTCATGGCTGCATACGTCGAGCCCTGGTTGGGCGACTTCTTCGGCAATACTTCGTTGAGCGGCGGCGAAGAATTCTGGCGCACTGCCGTTGGCACCGTCATTTTGCTCATCCCGATCTTGCCGATGTTCCTTGGCCTGCTGCATCGCTGGGTGCAAGGCATGGCCTTGAACATCCTTGCGTTCATCCTTGCGCTTGCCGTGAGTGCATCGCTGTCTTACGTGTTGATGCTCAGTGTGTTGCCGAATTTGTTCAGCGGGCCGCCACTGGGTCTTGGCTTGCTTACCGCGGGCATCGTGCTGGCGGTGATGATCCTGCCCTTCATTTCTTCGGTGATGCGAGAAGTGTTCCGGACCGTACCCGCACGGTTGAAGGAGTCCTCGTACGCGCTGGGCTCCACCACCTGGGAAGTGGTGTGGGACATCGTGCTGCCCTATACCCGCTCGGCCGTGATCGGCGGTATCTTCCTGGGACTGGGCCGTGCGCTCGGTGAAACCATGGCAGTCACTTTTGTGCTGGGCAACTCGTACAACATCACCGCTTCGCTGCTGATGCCGGGCACGTCCATTTCGTCCAGCATCGCCAACGAATTCAACGAGGCGGTGGGTCTGCATCGTTCCGCGCTGATCGCGCTGGGCTTCCTGTTGTTTGTCGTGACCTTCATCGTGCTGCTGATCGCCCGCCTGATGCTGCGTCAGCTGGCTCGCAAGGAGGGACGCTGA
- the pstA gene encoding phosphate ABC transporter permease PstA, translated as MSAVYTRRRITNVIALALSGCATLIGLVFLVWILWITAQSGFGALKLTLFTKITAYGADGGLSNAIVGSLIMDLMAILICAPIGIMAGTYLAEYASSTRLGSTIRFLNDILLSAPSIVLGLFVYVIVVLPINELTHGAISFSGFAGSVALALIGLPVIVRTTDEMLQLVPGTLREAALSLGIPQWKLTVQVLMRAAFSGILTGILLALARLAGETAPLLFTAFGNMYMTAHPLDKMASLPQTIYQYTNDPDPALHAIAWAGALLITLFVLALSLLTRILFSRKKVSYE; from the coding sequence ATGTCCGCCGTCTATACTCGCCGCCGTATCACCAACGTTATCGCGCTGGCGCTTAGCGGCTGCGCCACCCTGATCGGCTTGGTGTTTCTGGTGTGGATCCTGTGGATCACCGCGCAAAGCGGCTTCGGCGCACTGAAGCTGACCCTGTTCACCAAGATCACGGCTTACGGCGCCGATGGCGGTTTATCCAACGCTATCGTCGGTAGCTTGATCATGGATCTGATGGCCATCCTGATCTGCGCGCCGATCGGCATCATGGCTGGCACCTATCTGGCTGAATATGCCAGTTCCACGCGCCTTGGATCGACGATCCGTTTTCTCAACGACATTCTGCTCTCCGCGCCGTCGATCGTGCTGGGCCTGTTCGTGTACGTGATCGTGGTACTGCCGATCAACGAACTCACGCACGGCGCCATTTCCTTCTCCGGCTTCGCCGGCAGCGTGGCGCTGGCATTGATCGGCTTGCCTGTGATCGTGCGCACCACCGATGAAATGTTGCAACTGGTGCCCGGCACGTTGCGTGAGGCGGCATTGTCGCTTGGCATTCCGCAATGGAAATTGACCGTGCAGGTGCTGATGCGTGCGGCCTTCTCCGGCATCCTCACCGGCATCCTGCTGGCGCTGGCGCGCCTGGCCGGTGAAACCGCACCGCTGCTGTTCACTGCCTTCGGCAACATGTACATGACCGCGCACCCGCTGGACAAAATGGCCAGCCTGCCGCAAACGATCTATCAGTACACCAACGATCCTGACCCGGCATTGCATGCGATTGCCTGGGCTGGTGCGCTGCTGATCACCCTGTTCGTGCTGGCACTGAGCCTGCTGACCCGCATCCTGTTTTCGCGCAAGAAGGTGAGTTATGAATGA
- the pstB gene encoding phosphate ABC transporter ATP-binding protein PstB, which yields MNDLAAATAAPLTGAAAPAKIKVRDVHFYYHGYHALKGINMDIPEKQVTAIIGPSGCGKSTLLRIFNRIYAIYPKLEAKGSIELDGENILDPSYSMNRLRTKVGMVFQKPVPFPMTIFENVAYGIRHHERLSRADMDIRVEQALRSAALWDEVKDKLKQSALGLSGGQQQRLCIARGIALRPEVLLLDEPTSALDPIATGRIEQLVEELKHEYTIVIVTHNMQQAARCSDRTAFMYLGELIEFDNTEKIFTKPGKKQTEDYITGRFG from the coding sequence ATGAATGACCTCGCCGCCGCCACCGCGGCGCCCCTGACCGGTGCTGCGGCGCCTGCCAAGATCAAGGTGCGCGATGTGCACTTTTATTATCACGGCTACCATGCGCTGAAAGGCATCAACATGGATATCCCCGAGAAGCAGGTGACTGCGATCATCGGGCCGTCCGGTTGCGGCAAATCCACCCTGCTGCGCATCTTCAATCGCATCTACGCGATCTATCCGAAGCTGGAAGCCAAGGGCAGCATCGAGCTCGACGGCGAGAACATCCTCGATCCGAGCTACTCCATGAACCGCCTGCGTACCAAGGTCGGCATGGTGTTCCAGAAGCCGGTCCCCTTCCCGATGACCATCTTCGAAAACGTAGCCTACGGCATCCGCCACCACGAAAGGCTGTCGCGTGCCGACATGGATATCCGCGTCGAGCAAGCGCTGCGCAGCGCCGCGTTGTGGGATGAGGTGAAGGACAAGCTCAAGCAAAGCGCACTCGGCCTTTCTGGCGGTCAGCAACAGCGCCTTTGCATTGCGCGCGGCATTGCATTGCGTCCGGAAGTGTTGCTGCTGGACGAACCCACTTCCGCACTCGACCCGATCGCCACCGGCCGTATCGAACAATTGGTGGAAGAACTCAAGCACGAGTACACCATCGTCATCGTCACCCACAACATGCAGCAGGCGGCCCGTTGTTCCGACCGTACCGCCTTCATGTACCTGGGCGAGCTGATCGAGTTCGACAACACCGAAAAGATCTTCACCAAGCCCGGCAAGAAGCAGACCGAAGACTACATCACCGGTCGCTTTGGTTAA
- the phoU gene encoding phosphate signaling complex protein PhoU, with product MSGSSKEHIIKSYDDELMRLTGELVRMGELAVSQLEAAIDVVDRRDERAAQHVVNNDDAIDQLEQEISHDVVRLLALRAPIAGDLRNVFAALRIAADIERIGDYAANVAKRSIPLSMAAPLTPTGGLAHLAELAAEEVREVLRAYRDRDAERAYKVWQDDVELDEAYTAYFRELLTYMMEDPRVITPCTHLLFMAKNIERIGDHATNIAENVWFQVKGEPLIGQRDKRDLTSNPEPVKLGDRPD from the coding sequence ATGAGCGGCAGCAGCAAGGAACACATCATCAAGAGCTACGACGACGAACTGATGCGCCTGACCGGCGAACTCGTTCGCATGGGTGAGCTGGCAGTGAGCCAGCTGGAAGCAGCCATCGACGTGGTGGACCGCCGCGACGAACGCGCTGCACAGCATGTCGTCAACAATGATGACGCGATCGACCAGCTCGAACAGGAAATCAGCCACGACGTGGTGCGCTTGCTCGCGCTGCGCGCGCCGATCGCTGGCGACTTGCGCAACGTTTTCGCCGCGCTGCGTATCGCTGCGGACATTGAGCGCATCGGCGATTACGCCGCCAACGTCGCCAAGCGTTCCATTCCCTTGTCGATGGCCGCACCGTTGACCCCAACCGGTGGCCTGGCCCATCTGGCCGAACTGGCCGCCGAGGAAGTGCGTGAAGTGCTGCGCGCCTATCGTGACCGCGACGCCGAGCGCGCCTACAAGGTGTGGCAGGACGACGTGGAATTGGACGAAGCCTATACCGCCTACTTCCGCGAACTGCTGACCTACATGATGGAAGATCCGCGCGTCATCACGCCGTGCACCCATCTGCTGTTCATGGCCAAGAACATCGAACGCATCGGCGATCACGCCACCAATATCGCTGAAAACGTATGGTTCCAGGTGAAGGGCGAGCCGCTGATCGGACAGCGCGACAAGCGCGACCTCACCTCCAATCCGGAACCTGTGAAACTCGGTGATCGACCGGATTGA
- a CDS encoding CBU_0592 family membrane protein has product MTFHWHDWAGYIGVVLVLLAFLLLQAHKLHGNGLIYQLMNVLGAVGVMLSLIFGSFNASAFFMQVAWLLIGVYGIWRGARLRREAREAGHKMQP; this is encoded by the coding sequence ATGACTTTTCATTGGCATGACTGGGCAGGCTATATCGGCGTAGTTCTGGTGCTGCTGGCCTTTTTGCTGCTGCAAGCCCACAAGCTGCATGGCAACGGGCTGATCTATCAGCTGATGAATGTGCTGGGTGCGGTGGGCGTCATGCTGTCGCTGATATTTGGTTCGTTCAACGCCTCAGCATTCTTCATGCAGGTGGCTTGGTTGCTTATTGGTGTTTATGGTATTTGGCGCGGTGCACGTTTGCGTCGTGAGGCGCGTGAAGCCGGCCATAAGATGCAACCCTGA
- the rlmB gene encoding 23S rRNA (guanosine(2251)-2'-O)-methyltransferase RlmB gives MSESWIVGINPVEGALSNDAERVREVLVENGQRNARVHELAERAKSLKIPVHHRPREQLDRVAGEARHQGIVALYQAPPMAGENDLPGLLEKAGNDALVLVLDGVTDPHNLGACLRSAAAANVTAVIVPKDRAVGLTPVVRRASAGGADRVPLIAATNLARALRTLKDAGVWITGLAGDTEQSIYDIDLKGPVALVLGSEGEGMRRLTRETCDFAAKIPMPGTMESLNVSVATGIVLFEALRQRSR, from the coding sequence ATGAGCGAAAGTTGGATCGTCGGGATTAACCCGGTCGAAGGCGCACTAAGCAACGACGCTGAGCGCGTACGCGAAGTGCTGGTAGAGAACGGCCAGCGCAACGCGCGCGTGCATGAGCTGGCCGAGCGTGCGAAGTCACTGAAGATTCCGGTGCATCATCGGCCGCGCGAGCAGCTCGATCGTGTAGCTGGCGAAGCACGGCATCAAGGCATTGTGGCGCTGTATCAGGCGCCACCCATGGCCGGTGAAAACGATTTGCCGGGCCTGCTGGAGAAAGCCGGCAACGATGCGCTGGTACTGGTGCTTGATGGCGTCACCGACCCGCACAATCTGGGTGCCTGTCTGCGTAGTGCAGCGGCAGCCAATGTCACGGCGGTCATTGTGCCCAAAGATCGTGCGGTGGGACTCACACCCGTGGTGCGCCGCGCTTCGGCTGGCGGCGCCGATCGCGTGCCACTGATTGCGGCCACCAATCTGGCGCGCGCATTGCGTACCTTGAAAGACGCCGGCGTGTGGATCACTGGCCTTGCAGGCGATACCGAGCAATCCATCTACGATATCGACCTGAAAGGGCCGGTAGCTCTGGTGTTGGGAAGCGAAGGCGAAGGCATGCGCCGACTGACGCGCGAGACCTGTGACTTCGCGGCAAAGATTCCGATGCCGGGTACGATGGAAAGCTTGAACGTGTCGGTGGCTACCGGCATCGTTTTGTTTGAAGCCTTGCGTCAAAGGAGCCGATAA
- the rnr gene encoding ribonuclease R: MTKKNPGKDKAPRKVAKASKVRSGEPKGGRRGSAVAGGEAQPADPFAKREAERYERPIPSREAILALLEERGELLTEARIAEALGLDDVYSITALAKRLNAMVRDGQLLLGRRGGYAPARKLDLIPGLVLANAEGYGFLRPDEGGDDLYLSPYQMRSVMHGDRVLASVVGLDRRGRRQGAIVEVLQRRSPRLVGRVVIDNGVTVVVPDDRRLHQDVMIPPGKEQGARSGQIVVAEITEPPTPHRGPLGAIRAVLGERLQPSLLVEMAIASHDLPHEWPPAVLRDAAQIEPEVTAAEREGRTDLRKLPLVTIDGADARDFDDAVYAEPKRGGGWRLVVAIADVSHYVRIGSALDKEAYERSTSTYFPGFVVPMLPETLSNGICSLNPKVERLCMVCDMQVDASGEVVKSKFYDAVMRSHARLTYDKVWQAIGLQDADARHEVADVLPQLENLHALYKAMAEQRRRRGAIDFETPEVKFRLDQTGEVEAVGAVQRNDAHKLIEECMIAANVQAALFLSKRKIPALYRAHEPPPVEKYEDLQQFLREFKLRMPPVEEVTPGDFADVLRMVQDRPERELIQSVLLRSQSMAAYQPDNRGHFGLALEAYAHFTSPIRRYPDLLVHRAIRYALTGGKPSAYEYTDAAMAAMAVHCSQRERRAEEAERDVDERFRCAWMAKHVGEEFEGTVTGVTSFGLFVELEESKVSGLVHISQLSNDYYHFDPVRHLLKGERTGLQFRLGDHVCVQVLRASLEDRKIDFRLVPPGKKGAPAPAPGTAAKRYDYPAAGERYSLPANRTPLPSLPPLPGRDRAAKHGTGKPTKKATAGRPIAVADKRKGKPAAGNAVTKAKTRATKARTQKPKGKR, translated from the coding sequence ATGACCAAGAAAAATCCAGGCAAGGATAAGGCGCCACGAAAGGTGGCAAAGGCTTCGAAGGTACGCAGCGGTGAGCCGAAAGGCGGTCGACGCGGCAGCGCGGTGGCGGGTGGCGAAGCACAACCGGCCGATCCGTTCGCCAAGCGGGAGGCGGAGCGCTACGAGCGCCCCATCCCCAGCCGTGAGGCGATCCTCGCACTACTGGAAGAGCGTGGTGAACTGCTGACCGAGGCGCGTATCGCTGAGGCGCTGGGGTTGGATGATGTCTACAGCATCACCGCCCTGGCCAAGCGCCTTAACGCCATGGTGCGCGATGGCCAGTTGCTGCTGGGCCGGCGTGGTGGTTATGCCCCGGCGCGCAAACTGGATCTGATTCCTGGTCTGGTGCTAGCTAACGCCGAAGGCTATGGCTTCCTGCGCCCGGACGAAGGCGGCGACGATCTCTACTTGTCGCCCTACCAGATGCGCAGTGTGATGCACGGCGATCGCGTGCTGGCCAGTGTGGTGGGTCTGGATAGGCGTGGCCGCCGGCAGGGTGCCATTGTGGAGGTGTTGCAGCGCCGCTCACCGCGACTGGTGGGGCGTGTGGTGATCGACAACGGCGTCACCGTGGTGGTGCCGGACGATCGCAGGCTGCACCAGGACGTGATGATTCCGCCCGGCAAGGAACAGGGTGCGCGTTCCGGACAGATCGTGGTGGCCGAGATCACGGAGCCGCCCACTCCCCATCGCGGCCCGCTGGGGGCGATTCGCGCGGTACTGGGTGAACGCCTGCAGCCTTCGCTGCTGGTGGAAATGGCGATTGCCAGCCATGACCTGCCGCATGAATGGCCACCGGCAGTGCTGCGTGACGCGGCGCAGATCGAGCCCGAAGTGACGGCAGCCGAGCGTGAAGGCCGCACGGATCTGCGCAAGCTGCCGCTGGTGACCATCGACGGCGCAGATGCTCGCGATTTCGACGACGCCGTCTATGCTGAGCCCAAGCGTGGCGGCGGTTGGCGGTTGGTAGTGGCGATTGCCGATGTGTCGCATTACGTGCGCATCGGTAGCGCGCTGGACAAGGAGGCTTACGAGCGCAGCACATCCACTTATTTCCCCGGCTTTGTGGTGCCGATGCTGCCGGAGACCTTGTCGAACGGTATCTGCTCGCTCAATCCGAAGGTCGAGCGCCTGTGCATGGTTTGCGACATGCAAGTTGATGCCAGCGGCGAGGTGGTGAAATCCAAATTCTATGATGCGGTGATGCGCTCGCATGCACGCCTCACCTACGACAAGGTGTGGCAAGCGATTGGCTTGCAGGATGCAGACGCCCGCCACGAAGTGGCCGACGTGTTACCGCAACTGGAAAACCTTCACGCGCTATACAAAGCGATGGCCGAGCAACGCCGCCGCCGTGGCGCGATCGATTTCGAAACGCCCGAGGTCAAGTTCCGGCTCGACCAGACCGGCGAAGTGGAAGCCGTTGGCGCCGTCCAACGCAACGATGCGCACAAGTTGATCGAGGAATGCATGATCGCCGCCAACGTGCAGGCGGCGCTGTTCCTGTCCAAGCGCAAGATCCCTGCACTGTATCGCGCGCACGAACCACCTCCGGTGGAGAAATACGAAGACCTGCAGCAGTTCCTGCGCGAGTTCAAGCTGCGCATGCCACCGGTGGAAGAAGTAACGCCCGGCGATTTCGCCGACGTGCTGCGCATGGTGCAAGATCGCCCCGAACGCGAGCTGATTCAGTCGGTGCTGTTGCGCTCGCAAAGCATGGCGGCCTACCAACCCGACAACCGCGGGCATTTCGGCCTGGCGCTGGAAGCCTACGCGCACTTCACCTCGCCGATCCGCCGCTATCCCGATCTGCTGGTGCATCGCGCAATCCGCTATGCGTTGACGGGCGGCAAACCTTCTGCGTACGAATACACGGACGCCGCCATGGCGGCGATGGCCGTGCATTGTTCGCAGCGTGAGCGTCGTGCGGAAGAGGCAGAGCGCGATGTGGATGAGCGTTTCCGCTGCGCGTGGATGGCCAAGCATGTCGGTGAAGAATTCGAAGGCACGGTGACCGGCGTCACCTCGTTCGGCTTGTTCGTGGAGTTGGAGGAATCGAAAGTCTCCGGCTTGGTGCATATCAGCCAGCTGTCGAACGACTACTATCACTTCGATCCGGTTCGTCACCTATTGAAGGGCGAACGTACCGGCTTGCAGTTCCGCCTTGGCGATCACGTTTGTGTGCAGGTGCTACGAGCCAGCCTGGAGGATCGCAAGATCGATTTCCGGTTGGTGCCGCCTGGCAAGAAGGGCGCGCCAGCACCGGCGCCAGGGACAGCGGCAAAACGCTACGATTACCCCGCAGCGGGCGAGCGCTATTCTTTGCCTGCTAACCGCACACCGTTGCCATCGTTACCGCCATTACCAGGACGTGATCGGGCGGCAAAGCATGGAACTGGCAAACCCACGAAGAAAGCGACGGCCGGTCGGCCGATTGCCGTGGCAGACAAACGCAAAGGCAAGCCGGCAGCCGGCAACGCTGTCACCAAAGCCAAGACGCGAGCCACCAAGGCCCGCACTCAGAAACCGAAAGGCAAACGATGA
- a CDS encoding NADPH-dependent F420 reductase produces the protein MVQGGSVSTASCIDPSHRSSNRRHLMSYAIIGSGAIGGALAKQFAQSKIKAVIANRRGVASLKDALQAFGPTVSAAETTDALAAEVIILAVPFGAVEEVAKSRSDWSGKIVVDATNAIEFPAFKPLDLGGRPSSQVVAAQFKGAKVVKAFNTLPAAVLADEPRRTEGHRTIFVSGDHADANEQVASLVAKLGFSPIILGRLAEGGLLQQFGGPLTMHSLIHSNPTSGT, from the coding sequence GTGGTGCAGGGCGGATCAGTCTCGACAGCAAGTTGCATTGATCCCTCGCATCGATCGTCCAACAGGAGACATCTCATGAGCTACGCCATTATCGGATCGGGCGCCATCGGCGGCGCCCTCGCCAAACAGTTTGCCCAGAGCAAGATCAAGGCTGTCATCGCCAATCGTCGCGGAGTTGCCTCACTGAAAGATGCACTGCAAGCCTTTGGTCCTACCGTAAGTGCCGCAGAAACCACCGACGCACTGGCTGCGGAAGTGATCATCCTCGCCGTCCCGTTCGGGGCGGTGGAGGAGGTCGCCAAGTCGCGCAGTGACTGGTCCGGCAAGATCGTGGTGGATGCCACAAACGCCATCGAGTTTCCCGCCTTCAAACCGCTGGATCTTGGTGGACGGCCTTCCAGTCAGGTGGTGGCGGCGCAATTCAAGGGCGCCAAAGTCGTCAAGGCGTTCAATACGCTGCCGGCGGCAGTGCTCGCGGATGAGCCGCGTCGGACCGAGGGTCATCGCACGATCTTCGTTTCGGGCGATCACGCTGATGCCAACGAGCAGGTTGCATCGCTCGTCGCCAAGCTTGGCTTCAGTCCCATCATTCTGGGGCGCCTGGCAGAAGGCGGTTTGCTGCAACAATTCGGTGGCCCGCTGACGATGCACAGCCTGATTCATTCGAATCCCACCAGTGGGACTTGA